A genomic region of Bosea sp. 124 contains the following coding sequences:
- a CDS encoding NAD(P)-dependent oxidoreductase, whose amino-acid sequence MAKVAFIGLGVMGYPMAGHLKAKGHEVTVYNRNPTKAQAWVSQHAGISAPTPADAAQGQEIVFACVGNDEDLRSVTLGEQGAFAGMARGALFVDHTTASANVARELDAAARAGGFGFVDAPVSGGQAGAENGVLTVMCGGDPEAYARAEPVIAAYARMCKLMGPAGSGQLTKMVNQICIAGLVQALSEGVHFAKRAGLDVEAMLEVISKGAAGSWQMENRGKTMNIGKFDYGFAVDWMRKDLGIVLDEARSNGAQLPVTALVDQFYAEVQKMGGRRWDTSSLIARLED is encoded by the coding sequence ATGGCCAAAGTCGCGTTCATCGGTCTCGGCGTCATGGGTTACCCCATGGCCGGTCATCTCAAGGCCAAAGGCCACGAGGTCACGGTCTACAACCGCAATCCGACGAAGGCTCAGGCTTGGGTTTCTCAGCATGCCGGCATCTCGGCCCCGACGCCCGCCGATGCGGCGCAGGGCCAGGAGATCGTCTTCGCCTGCGTCGGCAATGACGAGGACCTGCGCTCGGTGACACTGGGCGAGCAGGGCGCCTTTGCCGGCATGGCCAGGGGCGCGCTCTTCGTCGACCATACGACGGCCTCGGCCAATGTCGCCCGCGAACTCGACGCGGCAGCGCGCGCCGGCGGTTTCGGCTTCGTCGACGCGCCGGTCTCGGGCGGACAGGCCGGCGCCGAGAACGGCGTCCTGACGGTGATGTGCGGCGGCGATCCCGAGGCGTATGCCCGCGCCGAGCCGGTGATCGCTGCCTACGCCCGCATGTGCAAGCTGATGGGCCCGGCGGGCTCCGGCCAGCTCACCAAGATGGTCAACCAGATCTGCATCGCCGGCCTCGTTCAGGCGCTGTCGGAGGGCGTGCATTTCGCCAAGCGTGCCGGGCTCGATGTCGAGGCGATGCTGGAGGTGATCTCGAAGGGCGCCGCCGGCTCCTGGCAGATGGAGAACCGCGGCAAGACCATGAACATCGGCAAGTTCGACTATGGCTTCGCCGTCGACTGGATGCGCAAGGACCTCGGCATCGTGCTGGACGAGGCGCGCAGCAATGGCGCGCAACTGCCCGTCACCGCGCTGGTCGACCAGTTCTATGCCGAGGTTCAGAAGATGGGCGGCCGCCGCTGGGATACTTCGAGCCTGATCGCGCGCCTCGAAGACTGA
- a CDS encoding ABC transporter permease subunit (The N-terminal region of this protein, as described by TIGR01726, is a three transmembrane segment that identifies a subfamily of ABC transporter permease subunits, which specificities that include histidine, arginine, glutamine, glutamate, L-cystine (sic), the opines (in Agrobacterium) octopine and nopaline, etc.): MSWCEYPGWLVGNEVFQNYGCRMFGGLWITLQLVAISVALGFVLAVGLAVARLYGPRWAQRAIAGYTTFFRGTPLLCQLFLVYYGLGQFRVFWTDIGLWWFFREPFYCALLTFVINTAAYQAEILRGAIQSVPRGQFEGALALGLHRWSSLRHVILPQAMILALRPLGNELIVMIKSSALASLVTIYDLMGATKLAFSRSFDLTIYLYAALIYLLLVEVIRRVWDRLELRLTRHMALR; this comes from the coding sequence ATGAGCTGGTGCGAATATCCGGGCTGGCTCGTCGGCAATGAAGTCTTCCAGAATTACGGCTGCCGCATGTTCGGCGGCCTCTGGATCACGCTCCAGCTGGTCGCGATTTCGGTCGCGCTCGGCTTCGTGCTGGCGGTTGGCCTCGCCGTGGCGCGGCTCTACGGACCGCGCTGGGCCCAGAGGGCGATCGCCGGTTACACCACCTTCTTCCGCGGCACTCCGCTGCTCTGCCAGCTTTTCCTGGTCTATTACGGCCTCGGCCAGTTCCGCGTCTTCTGGACCGATATCGGGCTGTGGTGGTTCTTCCGCGAGCCGTTCTACTGTGCGCTCCTGACCTTCGTCATCAACACGGCAGCCTACCAGGCCGAGATCCTGCGCGGCGCCATCCAATCGGTCCCGCGCGGCCAGTTCGAAGGCGCTCTCGCGCTCGGCCTGCATCGTTGGTCGAGCCTGCGCCATGTCATCCTGCCCCAGGCGATGATCCTGGCGCTGCGCCCGCTCGGCAACGAACTGATCGTGATGATCAAGTCGAGCGCACTCGCCTCGCTGGTGACGATCTACGATCTTATGGGAGCGACCAAGCTTGCCTTCTCCCGTTCCTTCGACCTGACGATCTATCTCTACGCCGCGCTGATCTATTTGCTGCTGGTGGAGGTCATCCGGCGCGTCTGGGACAGGCTGGAACTCAGGCTGACGCGGCACATGGCGTTGCGCTGA
- a CDS encoding ABC transporter permease subunit (The N-terminal region of this protein, as described by TIGR01726, is a three transmembrane segment that identifies a subfamily of ABC transporter permease subunits, which specificities that include histidine, arginine, glutamine, glutamate, L-cystine (sic), the opines (in Agrobacterium) octopine and nopaline, etc.), giving the protein MFDKFALLGFGDGGWGLALLQGAGITISIALATLPFGLALGLVVALWKRSDHAVLRAISTAYTTVFRGVPELLTLYIIYFGVQVLLQEAWRWLGLPGSFSMPPFVAGMVALGVVLSAFSSEVWVGALNAIPVGQREAAAALGLSKRQTFRLIVFPQLIRVALPGLGNNWMVLLKETSLVSVITLPDIMFITTRANVATKEPFLFFGAAMAIYLFFSLISAWGIGRMEARANRGIAAFGGATR; this is encoded by the coding sequence ATGTTCGACAAGTTCGCCCTGCTCGGTTTCGGCGATGGCGGCTGGGGGCTCGCCTTGCTCCAGGGCGCGGGCATCACCATCTCGATCGCCCTTGCGACCCTGCCCTTCGGCCTCGCGCTCGGGCTGGTCGTGGCGCTGTGGAAGCGCTCGGACCACGCGGTGCTGCGAGCCATCTCGACGGCCTATACGACCGTGTTTCGCGGCGTGCCGGAACTGCTGACGCTCTACATCATCTATTTCGGCGTTCAGGTATTGCTTCAGGAGGCCTGGCGCTGGCTTGGCCTGCCGGGCTCCTTCTCGATGCCCCCCTTCGTCGCCGGCATGGTCGCGCTCGGCGTCGTGCTCTCCGCCTTTTCCAGTGAGGTCTGGGTCGGCGCGCTGAATGCGATTCCGGTGGGCCAGCGCGAGGCCGCGGCCGCTCTGGGGCTGTCGAAGCGGCAGACGTTTCGCCTCATCGTGTTTCCGCAGCTCATTCGCGTGGCGCTGCCCGGTCTCGGCAACAACTGGATGGTCTTGCTGAAGGAGACCTCGCTGGTGTCCGTCATCACGCTGCCGGACATCATGTTCATCACCACCCGCGCCAATGTCGCGACCAAGGAGCCCTTCCTGTTCTTCGGTGCGGCGATGGCCATCTATCTGTTCTTCTCGCTCATCTCCGCCTGGGGCATCGGTCGGATGGAAGCGCGCGCCAATCGCGGCATCGCCGCTTTCGGGGGCGCGACGCGATGA
- a CDS encoding transporter substrate-binding domain-containing protein produces MKGFAKFFAAALLTAVGATGALAQAKEWKEIRIGTEGAYPPFNNLNAKKELEGFEIDYANMLCEKMKVKCTWVVQDWDGIIPALLSSKYDIIIAGMNATDERKKRVDFTAVYTKTPIWIIGPKATTSTDVSPAALKGKAIGVQGSTVHSNFVEKVYKDSTARPYPTQEEANLDLLSGRLDYIIADSLSLEDFLNGKGKDCCKKIGDITRDPAIHGPGVGGAVRKEDTALKVMFDKAIAESIADGSHKKIADKYFKIPIL; encoded by the coding sequence ATGAAAGGTTTCGCGAAATTTTTCGCCGCGGCCCTGTTGACGGCTGTCGGCGCGACCGGTGCCCTTGCCCAGGCCAAGGAGTGGAAGGAAATCCGGATCGGCACCGAAGGCGCCTATCCGCCCTTCAACAACCTGAACGCCAAGAAGGAGCTGGAAGGCTTCGAGATCGACTACGCCAACATGCTCTGCGAGAAGATGAAGGTGAAATGCACCTGGGTCGTGCAGGACTGGGACGGCATCATCCCGGCGCTGCTCTCCAGCAAATACGACATCATCATCGCGGGCATGAACGCCACTGACGAGCGCAAGAAGCGAGTCGACTTCACTGCAGTCTACACCAAGACGCCAATCTGGATCATCGGGCCGAAGGCGACGACCTCGACCGACGTTTCGCCGGCCGCGCTGAAGGGCAAGGCGATCGGCGTCCAGGGCTCGACCGTCCATTCCAACTTCGTCGAGAAGGTCTACAAGGATTCGACCGCGCGGCCCTATCCGACTCAGGAGGAGGCCAACCTCGATCTGCTCAGCGGCCGTCTCGACTACATCATCGCGGACTCGCTCTCGCTCGAGGATTTCCTCAACGGCAAGGGCAAGGATTGCTGCAAGAAGATCGGCGATATCACGCGTGATCCCGCGATCCATGGCCCCGGCGTCGGCGGCGCCGTCCGCAAGGAGGATACCGCGCTGAAGGTGATGTTCGACAAGGCCATTGCCGAGTCGATCGCCGATGGCTCCCACAAGAAGATCGCCGACAAATATTTCAAGATCCCGATCCTCTGA
- a CDS encoding MFS transporter: MTLATNDTALDGASAGSATSRPDAHVGLVIFALAMGGFAIGTTEFAVMSLVPYFSAGLGIDEPTAGHVISAYALGVVVGAPIIAVLAARIARRTLLIGLMAVFGVANLLSALAPSYGWMLVFRFLSGLPHGAYFGVAALVAASLSPPNRRAQAVARVMLGLTVATIIGVPFANWMGQVLGWRWGFGIVALLALLTMALVYAFAPRDTVQPGASPLRELGALKRRQVWLTLAIGAIGFGGMFAVYTYVASTLMEVTQVSAGLVPLVLGIFGLGLTAGTLVGAWAADRALMPSIGGMLLWTAAALALFPFAAGNIWAISAVIFLIGTSGGLGAMLQTRLMDVAEDAQTLAAALNHSAFNTANALGPWLGGMAIAAGYGWTSTGWVGTALALGGFAIWLVAVLDDRFRAARMR; this comes from the coding sequence ATGACACTTGCGACGAACGACACCGCCCTCGATGGCGCCTCGGCGGGGAGCGCGACATCCCGCCCGGATGCCCATGTCGGGCTGGTCATCTTCGCTCTGGCGATGGGCGGCTTCGCCATCGGCACAACCGAATTCGCGGTCATGAGCCTGGTCCCGTATTTCTCCGCCGGGCTCGGCATCGACGAGCCGACTGCGGGACACGTCATCAGCGCCTATGCGCTCGGCGTCGTCGTCGGCGCCCCGATCATCGCGGTGCTCGCGGCCCGGATCGCGCGCCGGACGCTCCTGATCGGTCTGATGGCCGTCTTCGGCGTCGCGAACCTCTTGAGCGCGCTCGCCCCGAGCTATGGCTGGATGCTCGTCTTCCGCTTCCTCAGCGGTCTTCCGCATGGCGCCTATTTCGGCGTGGCCGCGCTCGTTGCCGCCTCGCTCTCGCCGCCGAACCGGCGAGCCCAGGCGGTGGCGCGCGTCATGCTGGGTCTCACCGTAGCGACGATCATCGGCGTCCCCTTCGCCAACTGGATGGGGCAGGTGCTGGGCTGGCGCTGGGGCTTCGGTATCGTCGCGCTGCTGGCGCTGCTGACCATGGCGCTGGTCTATGCTTTCGCGCCGCGCGACACGGTCCAGCCGGGCGCCAGCCCGCTGCGCGAACTCGGTGCGCTCAAGCGCCGGCAGGTCTGGCTGACGCTCGCCATCGGCGCGATCGGTTTCGGCGGCATGTTCGCCGTCTACACCTATGTCGCCTCGACGCTGATGGAGGTGACGCAGGTCTCGGCCGGCCTGGTCCCCCTCGTGCTCGGCATCTTCGGACTCGGGCTGACGGCCGGCACGCTGGTCGGGGCCTGGGCGGCAGACCGGGCGCTGATGCCCTCGATCGGCGGCATGCTGCTCTGGACGGCCGCGGCACTGGCCCTGTTTCCCTTTGCGGCCGGCAATATCTGGGCGATCTCCGCCGTGATCTTCCTGATCGGCACCAGCGGCGGTCTCGGCGCCATGCTGCAGACAAGGTTGATGGATGTGGCCGAGGATGCGCAGACCCTGGCCGCCGCTCTCAATCACAGCGCCTTCAACACCGCCAATGCGCTCGGCCCCTGGCTCGGCGGCATGGCGATCGCCGCCGGCTATGGCTGGACTTCGACCGGCTGGGTCGGCACGGCACTGGCGCTCGGCGGTTTCGCGATCTGGCTCGTGGCGGTGCTCGACGACCGCTTCCGGGCGGCGCGAATGCGCTGA
- the speB gene encoding agmatinase, which produces MDRDKLERLRARYAGASGADIHDPHFARVAADQFKGDRRKWPFSDVATFISAPYRPDALTSPDLGGLDVAIIGLPMDLGVTNRAGTRLGPRAVRAVERMGPMDHVLGTAPFGMLKAADIGDVPFRSRYSLESCHEDIEATFKTIVAAGVSPLAVGGDHSITYPIMRAVGAKRPVGMVHIDAHCDTSGPYEGSKFHHGGPFRQAVLDGVLDPERVIQIGIRGGAEYLWEFSYESGMTVIHANEVDDLGLDAVIARALAVIGDGPTYVSFDVDSLDPAYAPGTGTPEVGGLTPREALAILRGLKGANIVAADVVEVAPQYDATSNTAQCAAQVLFTELCLIAEARALGKGRP; this is translated from the coding sequence ATGGATCGGGACAAGCTGGAGCGGTTGAGGGCGCGCTATGCCGGAGCCAGCGGCGCCGACATCCATGATCCGCACTTCGCCAGGGTGGCGGCCGACCAGTTCAAGGGCGACCGGCGCAAATGGCCGTTCTCGGACGTCGCCACCTTCATCAGCGCGCCATACCGCCCCGATGCGCTGACGAGCCCGGACCTCGGCGGGCTCGACGTCGCGATCATCGGCCTGCCGATGGACCTCGGCGTCACCAACCGGGCCGGCACGAGGCTCGGTCCCCGCGCCGTGCGTGCCGTCGAGCGGATGGGGCCGATGGACCATGTGCTGGGAACCGCCCCCTTCGGCATGCTGAAGGCCGCCGATATCGGCGACGTGCCGTTCCGCTCGCGCTATTCGCTCGAAAGCTGCCATGAGGACATCGAGGCGACCTTCAAGACGATCGTGGCTGCCGGCGTCTCACCGCTGGCGGTCGGCGGCGACCACTCGATCACCTACCCGATCATGCGGGCCGTGGGCGCCAAGCGTCCGGTCGGCATGGTCCATATCGACGCCCATTGCGACACGTCCGGACCTTACGAGGGCTCGAAGTTTCACCATGGCGGCCCGTTCCGTCAGGCGGTGCTCGACGGCGTGCTCGACCCCGAGCGCGTCATCCAGATCGGCATCCGCGGTGGCGCCGAATATCTCTGGGAGTTCTCCTACGAGTCCGGCATGACCGTGATCCACGCCAACGAGGTCGATGATCTCGGGCTCGATGCCGTTATCGCCAGGGCGCTCGCCGTCATCGGCGACGGCCCGACCTATGTCTCCTTCGATGTCGATTCGCTCGATCCCGCTTACGCGCCCGGGACCGGCACCCCCGAGGTCGGCGGTCTGACGCCGCGCGAGGCGCTGGCGATCCTGCGCGGGCTGAAGGGCGCGAACATCGTCGCCGCCGACGTCGTCGAGGTCGCCCCGCAATATGACGCGACCTCGAATACGGCCCAATGCGCGGCGCAGGTGCTGTTCACCGAACTCTGCCTGATCGCCGAGGCGCGGGCTCTCGGGAAGGGGCGGCCATAG
- a CDS encoding TRAP transporter substrate-binding protein, giving the protein MKRRQFIQTATAGAAAAAIAAPAVAQSTPEVKWRLASSFPKSLDTIYGGAEVMAKMVSELTDGKFQIQVFAAGEIVPALQAADAVTNGTVEMCHTVSYYYVGKDPTFAVAASVPFGLNARGQNAWLFQGGGNDLFNEFYKKFNIYGLPCGNTGAQMGGWFRKEIKTVADMQGLKMRIGGIAGQVLAKLGVVPQQIGGGDIYPALEKGTIDGAEWVGPYDDEKLGFAKVAPYYYYPGFWEGGPCVHAFVNLEKWNALPKAYQAALTAACSYANTIMAARYDVVNPPALKRLVGAGTQLRPFSQEILEACLKASNELYSEISAKNPDFKKAIEAMAAFRGDQYLWWQVAELSFDVFQVRSRAR; this is encoded by the coding sequence ATGAAGCGCCGTCAGTTTATCCAGACCGCCACAGCCGGCGCCGCCGCCGCCGCGATCGCCGCCCCGGCCGTCGCGCAGTCCACGCCCGAGGTGAAGTGGCGCCTGGCCTCGTCCTTCCCCAAGTCGCTCGACACAATCTATGGCGGCGCCGAGGTCATGGCCAAGATGGTCTCCGAGCTGACCGACGGTAAGTTCCAGATCCAGGTCTTCGCCGCGGGCGAGATCGTGCCGGCGCTGCAGGCCGCCGACGCCGTGACCAACGGCACCGTCGAGATGTGCCACACCGTGTCGTATTACTATGTCGGCAAGGACCCGACCTTCGCGGTGGCGGCGTCCGTGCCGTTCGGCCTCAATGCGCGCGGCCAGAACGCCTGGCTGTTCCAGGGCGGCGGCAACGACCTGTTCAACGAGTTCTACAAGAAGTTCAACATTTACGGCCTGCCCTGCGGCAACACCGGCGCCCAGATGGGCGGCTGGTTCCGCAAGGAGATCAAGACCGTCGCCGATATGCAGGGCCTGAAGATGCGCATCGGCGGCATCGCCGGCCAGGTGCTGGCCAAGCTCGGTGTCGTGCCCCAGCAGATCGGCGGCGGCGACATTTATCCGGCGCTCGAAAAGGGCACGATCGACGGCGCCGAATGGGTCGGCCCCTATGACGACGAGAAGCTCGGCTTCGCCAAGGTCGCGCCATACTACTACTACCCGGGCTTCTGGGAGGGTGGCCCTTGCGTCCACGCCTTCGTCAATCTCGAAAAGTGGAACGCACTGCCGAAGGCCTATCAGGCTGCCCTGACCGCCGCCTGCAGCTATGCCAACACGATCATGGCCGCACGCTACGACGTGGTGAACCCGCCTGCCCTCAAGCGCCTCGTCGGCGCCGGCACGCAGCTGCGTCCGTTCTCGCAGGAGATCCTGGAAGCCTGCCTCAAGGCCTCCAACGAACTCTACAGCGAGATCTCGGCCAAGAACCCCGACTTCAAGAAGGCGATCGAGGCGATGGCTGCCTTCCGCGGCGACCAGTATCTGTGGTGGCAGGTGGCGGAGCTCAGCTTCGACGTCTTCCAGGTGCGTTCGCGCGCGCGCTGA
- a CDS encoding TRAP transporter substrate-binding protein — MKRRQFLKVASAGTAAGVIASPAIAQATPEVRWRVTSSFPKSLDTIYGASEVLSKAVSEATDGKFQIQVFAAGEIVPGLQAADAVTNGTVEMCHTASYYYVGKDPTFAFGTAVPFGLNSRQQNAWFYHGGGNELLNEFYKKYNIYAIPGGNTGCQMGGWFRKEIKTVADLQGVKMRIGGFAGQVMAKLGVVPQQIAGGDIYPALEKGTIDAAEWVGPADDEKLGFNKVAPFYYYPGWWEGGASLHFFLNTAKWDALPKVYKSVLTTAAALANVDMQAKYDARNPGALKRLVGAGAQLRPFSQEILEACLKASKEVYAETSAKNPDFKKIYEAMSAFRGDEYLWFQIAEYTYDNFVIRARAANQL, encoded by the coding sequence ATGAAGCGTCGTCAGTTTCTGAAAGTCGCAAGCGCTGGCACAGCCGCCGGTGTGATCGCAAGCCCGGCCATCGCACAGGCGACGCCGGAGGTCAGGTGGCGGGTGACCTCCTCCTTCCCGAAGTCGCTCGATACGATCTATGGCGCGTCGGAAGTCCTGTCCAAGGCGGTCTCCGAGGCCACGGACGGCAAGTTCCAGATCCAGGTCTTCGCCGCCGGCGAGATCGTCCCGGGCCTGCAGGCCGCCGACGCCGTCACCAACGGCACGGTCGAGATGTGCCACACCGCGTCCTATTACTATGTCGGCAAGGATCCGACCTTCGCGTTCGGGACGGCAGTGCCCTTCGGGCTCAACTCGCGCCAGCAGAACGCCTGGTTCTACCATGGCGGCGGCAACGAATTGCTCAACGAATTCTACAAGAAATACAACATCTACGCGATCCCGGGCGGCAATACAGGCTGCCAGATGGGCGGCTGGTTCCGCAAGGAGATCAAGACCGTCGCCGACCTGCAAGGCGTCAAGATGCGCATCGGCGGCTTCGCCGGGCAGGTCATGGCCAAGCTCGGCGTCGTGCCGCAGCAGATCGCCGGCGGCGACATCTACCCGGCGCTCGAAAAGGGCACGATCGACGCGGCCGAATGGGTCGGGCCCGCCGATGACGAGAAGCTCGGCTTCAACAAGGTCGCGCCGTTCTACTATTATCCGGGCTGGTGGGAGGGTGGCGCCTCGCTGCACTTCTTCCTCAATACCGCGAAGTGGGACGCGCTGCCGAAGGTCTACAAATCGGTCCTGACGACCGCTGCTGCGCTCGCCAATGTCGACATGCAGGCCAAATACGATGCCCGCAATCCGGGCGCGCTGAAGCGGCTCGTCGGCGCCGGCGCGCAATTGCGGCCGTTCTCGCAGGAGATCCTCGAGGCCTGCCTCAAAGCTTCGAAGGAAGTCTATGCCGAGACTTCGGCGAAGAACCCCGACTTCAAGAAAATCTATGAAGCGATGTCGGCCTTCCGCGGCGACGAATATCTCTGGTTCCAGATCGCCGAATACACCTACGACAACTTCGTGATCCGCGCGCGCGCGGCCAACCAGCTCTGA
- a CDS encoding uracil-DNA glycosylase family protein, translating to MTEPERLDTVLSALRACRICRDAPLYLPPLPHQPRPVIQASVTARLCIAGQAPGTRVHASGKPFTDPSGVRLRHWLGLDETAFYDASRVAIVPMGHCFPGLDAKGGDRPPRRECAPTWRARVFAAMPAVELVLAIGRYAQAWHLGPAAGASLSATSARLSETVGDWRAILDRPGRPHILPLPHPSWRNNAWLKRNPWFEEELVPVLRQEVALLVG from the coding sequence ATGACCGAGCCGGAGCGCCTCGACACGGTGCTGAGCGCGTTGCGGGCCTGCCGCATCTGCCGCGACGCACCGCTCTACCTGCCCCCGCTGCCGCATCAGCCGCGTCCGGTCATCCAGGCGTCCGTGACGGCGCGGCTGTGCATCGCCGGCCAGGCGCCGGGCACCCGCGTCCATGCCAGCGGCAAGCCCTTCACCGACCCGTCGGGCGTGCGCCTGCGCCACTGGCTCGGCCTCGACGAGACGGCCTTCTATGACGCCTCGCGGGTCGCGATCGTGCCGATGGGCCATTGCTTCCCAGGTCTCGATGCCAAGGGCGGCGATCGGCCTCCGCGCCGCGAATGCGCGCCGACCTGGCGCGCCCGCGTCTTCGCGGCGATGCCGGCGGTTGAGCTCGTCCTCGCGATCGGGCGCTATGCCCAGGCTTGGCATCTCGGGCCGGCGGCGGGCGCAAGTCTGTCCGCGACAAGCGCAAGGCTGTCCGAGACGGTCGGTGACTGGCGCGCCATCCTGGACCGGCCGGGGCGCCCGCATATCCTCCCGCTGCCACATCCCTCCTGGCGCAACAACGCCTGGCTGAAGCGCAATCCCTGGTTCGAGGAGGAGTTGGTGCCCGTGCTGCGTCAGGAGGTTGCGCTGCTCGTCGGCTGA
- a CDS encoding glutathione S-transferase, giving the protein MKLYDGGRAPNPRRVRIFFAEKGIPLPEIVPVDIAKKEHRSEAFTRLNPAQRLPVLVLDDGTALAETIAICRYIESLHPQPPLFGGDAREQALTEMWNRRIELGLFAAVTAVFRHSHPSMAELEEQVPEWAEANREQIDDHLWILELQLSGNRYLCGDALTVADITAGIAIDFMKPSRIPLPEDFVHIRRWHADLSARPSWKA; this is encoded by the coding sequence ATGAAACTCTATGATGGCGGGCGGGCGCCCAATCCACGGCGGGTGCGGATCTTCTTTGCCGAGAAGGGGATTCCGCTGCCCGAGATCGTCCCTGTCGATATCGCGAAGAAGGAACACCGGAGCGAGGCGTTCACCCGGCTGAATCCGGCTCAGCGCCTGCCGGTACTGGTGCTCGACGACGGCACGGCGCTGGCCGAGACGATCGCGATCTGCCGCTATATCGAGAGCCTGCATCCGCAGCCGCCGCTCTTCGGCGGGGATGCCAGGGAACAGGCCCTGACCGAGATGTGGAACCGGCGCATCGAGCTCGGCCTGTTCGCCGCCGTCACCGCCGTGTTCCGCCACAGCCACCCCTCGATGGCGGAACTTGAGGAGCAGGTTCCGGAATGGGCCGAGGCCAATCGCGAGCAGATCGACGACCATCTCTGGATTCTCGAGCTGCAGCTCTCGGGCAACCGCTATCTCTGCGGCGATGCCCTGACAGTCGCCGACATCACGGCGGGGATCGCCATCGACTTCATGAAGCCCTCCCGCATCCCGCTGCCGGAGGATTTCGTCCATATCCGCCGCTGGCATGCCGATCTCTCCGCCCGGCCGAGCTGGAAGGCCTGA
- a CDS encoding thermonuclease family protein, with protein sequence MSRFGFTRSKYGPLGWRRVSRPVDLVVALGIIGLLAIAGAVLQYRLGPARTLVGAARAIDGDSLRLNGEELRLQGLDAPEFRQSCTDPAGRPVDCGRISRRALETLLSRGVVTCEIGKIDRYGRGLAQCRQGGTDINAALVRDGHAVAYGGYRAEEDEARAARRGIWALQFERPETWRRGQGR encoded by the coding sequence ATGTCGCGCTTCGGATTTACCCGGTCGAAATACGGTCCTCTGGGCTGGCGGCGCGTCAGCCGGCCGGTCGATCTCGTCGTAGCCCTTGGAATCATTGGTTTGTTGGCGATTGCGGGCGCGGTTCTGCAATATCGTCTCGGCCCGGCGCGCACGCTGGTCGGCGCAGCGCGTGCGATCGACGGCGATTCCCTTCGGCTCAACGGCGAGGAACTCCGGCTTCAGGGCCTCGACGCGCCGGAGTTCCGCCAGAGCTGCACCGATCCGGCCGGCCGCCCGGTCGATTGCGGCCGCATCTCGCGGCGCGCGCTTGAAACGCTGCTGTCGCGCGGTGTCGTCACCTGCGAGATCGGCAAGATCGACCGCTATGGCCGCGGTCTGGCGCAATGTCGCCAGGGCGGAACCGACATCAACGCGGCGCTGGTCAGGGACGGGCATGCCGTCGCCTACGGCGGCTACCGGGCCGAGGAAGACGAGGCGAGGGCGGCCCGGCGCGGCATCTGGGCGCTTCAGTTCGAGCGCCCGGAGACCTGGCGGCGCGGGCAGGGGCGCTGA